TCAAAATGACCACCCACAATACCCATTTAATTCATTCCTAAATATGACGTTTCttttataaaatcatataaatcaaTTTAGTCAGTCTGATTTGTATCCTTTCTAATAAGATATCGTTAAATCGAATAAATTGACTTTCTAAATAAAATTCGATATTTTTATGTTCAATGTTTTAttagattttttaaataaaattccaatattttaaagtttgaaattaaaatgaattttgccaaaaaaataaaaatacgaaTCAAATTAAAATTGGTTGTTTTTATTTATCTGAGTTAATCGAATTTTGGTAgaacaaattaaaataaatgttcTATAAAAAAATCTGATAAAAATGGaatattaaagatttaaaatttatcaacacgttttttattcagtttaacgtTTTTTAGTCAGTCCGCGTATAAGAATGAGAAGGCAGAATGCTTCTACAGAAAAGGTCAAATGCATCAAACACTTGATTGTTCTTGAAAAAACAAAGATTATTGCTGAATATGTTATGTCAATGTCCCAAAACGCTTCGCCTACACTGGAGCTGATCTGTCTTATGATCTCTTGTATTCACTCAGGCTTCAGCTCATAAGATCCTTGATTCACTCCCTAGTTATTGTAGACGCACAGGAGCACTTAAGCATGCCTTTTAGAAATTGCTGTAAATAAGATCGGGACATGAGTTGATAGCACATGAGGCTAAGGtcaagaaaataaaagagaGCATACCTCAGGCTGATCAGTCTCAAGAATCAGTTGTTTCAGTGTTCAGTTTGGTTGTTTCTCAAAAAGCTTGAACATGATCGTTTCTATCTCTTGTTCTTTTTCGTTTCTGGTCCCTTTGCTGGCAACTTCTACTTATCCTGTCCAAACGTTACAGAAGGTTTTATTCATTTCTATGATTAATCATTAGGCAATTTGTTGTGCACAACCAATAACTAAAGAAAGTCATTGGATGAGTAAAAGTTAGAAGGTAAGATTAATCACTGCTGTTCCAGATGCCTTGACATCCACCATTCTGAACATCGGTCTCATATGATTCCACTTCACTGTCATTGTCAATGATCTGCATAAAATTCAGGGAAAGAGAATATGATAAGAACAACTTAACATGTTCAACTGTTGCTTTTGTGATAAAACCAAAAATAGAGAATAAACGAATGTTAGCTCGATGTGAACAAAGATTAGGAACAAGCATAAAAGTTTTTCAACAGACATTTAGGCGCCTAAGCTTACCAAAGAGTGAACTTACTCCTGGGATACATTCCCGTGGGGGTCCCATTCCCGGGCAGGGCTCCTCCTCACCCGAGAAGGAGCTCTTCCCTTGTTGGTTTAGCTCAGGAACTCTCTTTAGACTGATTCCTTACTCATCCGCTGCATTATAGCTAACAACTAAGGATATGCTCGGTCGGGATCGGATCCCTTCCTCGTGAGCTAGTCCCCTGTGATCGTAACCATTAAAAGATGAAAGCGATTGCCTAGTTCTTTTGGGCTCCAATTTACTTTTGTCAGATAGCCATGTCCTGAAATACCATTTGTTCTGGAAGTTTCAGATTCAATACtgaaaggaaagaaaaaagaGTGAGCAGGTCCCAAGACACCATTTTTTCAATATCAAATCCACAAACTTATGAATAACATCTAATCTTTCACACTTTTGTAAAGACATTAAGCAATTGAACACACTAAATCAAGTCTTTACATTGAAAGAGGAATTTTGGGGAGGGAAGTGTATCGGGTATTGTTTCCATGGGATGATATGCTTGGTAGGAGTGAGTGAGATGGAAGGAACGACATGAAGGAAATATGTTTTTAAGGCCGTGTGGCTATTCATTCAAACTTTCGTTTCTCTTTTAAATGGGTGATTTTCGTTCATATTCCCCGAGAGAGCGAAATAAACAACTTCATTTACAAGACTCTCTCCATGGACCATAAATTCTAAACCCATCATTAACTTTAGCATTAGCACAAAACGGGACCAGAGATATACAAAATCAACTACCCAATTCTTGACATTAAACCACATTGGCACACATAAGCAAGTAATCGATAAAGGATAAACAAAGCAGAACCCAGCTCCCAGTTCACTACCAGGGGTAAAAGAAACTACAAAATTGTAAATTAGCTCGAACAGTACACTATACCCCGATTTGAGAATAGAACTTGGAGATCAAAAGACACACAGAGCAAACCTGTAAAGTCAAATCTGCTTTAACTCAAGCCATGCAAAACAAGCGCttatttaaacttaaaagtTGCACGTCAACGATAAATAATTGACAACCAAATGTTCTGACGGTCCAAAGACCTCGAGAAAACTATAAGAAAGCAGACAAAATTAAGGAGTAGTGACTGGGAGAAGAGTCTCCGATGAGATCATCCTGAACCAAAGGAAAAAGGCCTTGCCAGTATCCAAATGGCTGTTGCTATTCTTCACCACCGCGGCGGCGTCATTGTTCGCTCCTTGATCCGCCATCAGATTATGAATTAGTTTCTGCGGTCTCTTTTGTTTCttcttcgatttttttttatatctcaaaattggcatattattattataaaataaatcctCTATGAATTATACAAATATCGAAATGAATGtgtaaataacaaaaaaaactgGTAACCCTCGTTGCCATATGTTTGTTATCGTGATCCGTATATAACACGACTCTTATCAGTTATATAGTTATTATTGTGATCCGCATACTAACACGACTCTTCCTATGCACTGATACCGGAGGATACGTTGGCCCTTTCAAACTTGGGAACACTTGCCGATTTACAGATCACTGTAAAAAAAAACTAGTTATTCATCTACTGTTCCGCATTCATGATAAGCCATATAAGAATATAGAGACAGAAAATTCTAATCAAAACTTTTGGATGGATATTTTATAATTCCAATTTGCGAATTCAAGCCATTGCACTTTCATGCTTATAAATCTCGAGTAGGGAAATGCCCTGCCtaactcaaaaataaaaatacacaaatcttatgtttatattatattttaccaAGAATCTCTGAATCCATTTCAAAACTTGTATCTTCCTCGAGTACATGGACGGGCACCCGCCTCTACTCTTGGATTATGATATCATGTCCAGAGAACCAATTTGAGATCCTCAAAGATTACAGATTACAGCTAGAAGTAGCTTCAACTCACTGTCCTCTTTTCCGTCTTTCAGTGGCCTTTTCCTGGAGACTTTTGTAGTAGTTGGTAAAAGATTTGTTGAGGCTGGACTTTTCAAGCTGCACATTTCCAACAAGATGTTAGTTCCAATCACGCCCATTCACTTGAAgaggtattgatattgatagcCGAATTCATCACACACAAACCTGAAGGAAAGAGTCCACTGATTGGTGATCGTGGGGAGAGAAAGACATCTCATCTCTTTTTTGTTGCACAAAGTTCACATTCTGCTCCACCTGCAGATCCAAAACAAGCATTCATACTTATGGACATTCCTTTACCCAGAGTTCTTTGGTAGGTTACATGGGACACACTTCTTGCTTTATCTGACTCCTTACATCAGTTACAGAAGTAATTACTAAATGCCACGTATATATAAAGTTACAATTTAGAATCATGAACAGTTGTATTAAATATACAGGCACAAATAGAATGAGTACCTGGTCAATCAAATGCTTCACCAAACGACGTGAACTCTCAGAAATCGTGGTCTCAATAAACTTACGCATACAGATCAGTGGAATACAAGCTAGGTCAGGGAAGGAAATATGACAGCTCCATTGAGCAAAATGCAGTGACAGCTGTTCAATAGCTGAGCGTACACATTCCTCTTGGAAATGTTTTGATTTCAGGTAGTGCTTGGGCAACTGTAGAGGTTAATTCACAATTAATGTCACGAAGGTTCTGAAGAGCATTCTACTTTAAAAAGTTTTGAAAAGGAATCAGTCAACCATTTTGATGTGATAGAGTAGGTAGGTAGAACCCCTAACCTTCAGGACCGATGCAATATTGAAGTTATTTTGAGCTTTTCTATTTTCCTTGACAACCTTGTATTCCAAAATATCCAACACCAATGAAGCAAGTGGAATAAAATTACCACTGCAACTGGAGAGACAATTTAGCCATTCAATGCACTTAAGTCTCAAAGGGAAATATCTCGGACCAGGAAACATGAGAGCCAGGGCATATATAAGTTGAACGGTCATAAAGAATGAAGACTGGAGATCATAGTCACATATGTAGGTTGATATGAACCTAACCCACAGATCAATGCAATTAACATATTCCCAACTGCAAATCCTTTTAACAGCTTCCTGACTTgcaagaaaatgaaaacaaatatgTAACAGAacttaataaaaacaaataaataacagAAAGGAACAAGAGTGGTAGCTCCATCACGAATTTTTGCAGAACAAGAAAGAAGATTCATAATCCTTATACTAAACTGACGTTAATATCAGACTACCTTCGTCTTTGTTTGCAACCCCCACTGCATTAATTTTGCAAGTTGACTAATAGAAGCAGCAACTCTAACAGATGATTTTTGCACATCGAGGGAGCACAAATCAACTATGGAATCTCTTAAAAACCGCATATGTTTGATATCGGTAATATCTTTAACTCTTGACCGAGAAATAAAAGCTACCATAAATTTTGACAAGCAGGTGGTAAAACTAATGGAACTAAACATGGCAGCAGCATCTCGTATGATAAGCAAGGAAGCTGTTGATAGAAATCCTCCACATGTTGCCCACAGCTGCACAGTCACCTGTTTAAAAAATTAGAATTGCTAGAATCAGATGACTTACAACAAAGAAAAAACTGTGAAATTATGTACAAAagcattatttttaaatattatttgattgaattccaaAAAGGAATGTCCAGACCCATGTTAGGTTTATGTTGTCTAACCATACATCCAGGTAATCCATCCATGTTCGTCCATAAGCATATTAACATCCATAACTAGAATGTGCCCTCGGACTCGGTAACTTGTAGTAACAATCTCCACCAAAAAAAGTTATAGCTTTACACTCATGTTTAAGCTGAGCCAGATACATTGATTACATCACCACTAAATCCTAACGGCCAAATGCATTGATTACATCACCAAATTAACTCACAACCTTTTCTTAAAAGGCTAATAGATGGCATTTATACCAAGTGGGATTCTCCTTGAACAGATAGAAATCCCAATACCTGCCTGTATGTGGCCCACCCAAAAAGAAACATAACAAAAGCACAATGATTGCATAAATTTATAAGCATGAAAAAAGTAATCGAGCAtgacaaataataaataaacaaattacA
This genomic interval from Primulina eburnea isolate SZY01 chromosome 16, ASM2296580v1, whole genome shotgun sequence contains the following:
- the LOC140815901 gene encoding protein REBELOTE-like — translated: MGKLGKKARKFAKKNLQSVLKQRRKTKALFKKKSPKGDLNDKKEKFVSLTEPSNERGTESRVTEHISLDAMFAENDDNVVADESDSDGYLFEGSSCSNVEENVTEKSLEETATSTYSARNQNLSSDLAILKKKLDRLKRKDPEFSKFLKNYNSSNEAFPNGDLFSDEDRSDHGELGEGGQATEKGKLLTNSIVNTWFQMIREGCSQSAFISLLNAYRTACHYGAESIGYRIDNSETFCNILVFILSNADDTFRGLLQLSSSNCTKVTILELKKSSKWESLKPLIKSYLRSTLFMLDQVTDRDILAFALTRFRSSLIFFVAFPSLVQRLMKVTVQLWATCGGFLSTASLLIIRDAAAMFSSISFTTCLSKFMVAFISRSRVKDITDIKHMRFLRDSIVDLCSLDVQKSSVRVAASISQLAKLMQWGLQTKTKEAVKRICSWEYVNCIDLWVRFISTYICDYDLQSSFFMTVQLIYALALMFPGPRYFPLRLKCIEWLNCLSSCSGNFIPLASLVLDILEYKVVKENRKAQNNFNIASVLKLPKHYLKSKHFQEECVRSAIEQLSLHFAQWSCHISFPDLACIPLICMRKFIETTISESSRRLVKHLIDQVEQNVNFVQQKRDEMSFSPHDHQSVDSFLQLEKSSLNKSFTNYYKSLQEKATERRKRGQ